Proteins encoded in a region of the Melioribacteraceae bacterium genome:
- the gltX gene encoding glutamate--tRNA ligase codes for MENIRVRFAPSPTGYLHVGGLRTALYNYLFAKRNKGKFILRIEDTDRNRYVEGAVENLISAMKWAGLDYDEGPDKAGNYGPYMQSQRLEIYKKHADQLVENGNAYYCFCTPERLQELRAEQEKQKLPQAKYDKHCLNLSKDEIQKNLSIGIPYVIRLNVKPNQKIAFNDLIRERVEFDSSNVDDQVLIKSDGYPTYHLANVVDDHLMEISHVIRGEEWLSSTPKHVLLYDAFGWERPSFAHLPLLLNPDKSKLSKRQGDVAVEDYRDKGFLKDALINFVALLGWNAGDDKEFYLIDELIEKFSLDRVNKSGAVFDLQKLNWLNSEHLRKMNDHQILPLLKMEIQNSDYSGLKLTDEYLLKVIAAMKERVSFVKEFITTCQYFYTSPVEYEQKSFEKNWKPETAGQMEKLIARFSVLENPSKEEFENSLALTAEELNSSKGKLIHPLRLAVSGQSTGPGMFELLAILGKDEVIRRIQKAISVLVN; via the coding sequence GTGGAAAATATTAGAGTCCGTTTTGCCCCCTCTCCAACCGGATACCTTCACGTTGGCGGTCTAAGAACCGCACTTTATAATTATCTATTTGCAAAAAGAAATAAAGGTAAATTTATTTTACGGATCGAGGATACAGACCGCAACCGGTATGTTGAGGGTGCAGTCGAAAATCTAATTTCAGCAATGAAATGGGCGGGTCTCGATTATGATGAGGGGCCGGATAAAGCCGGCAATTACGGCCCTTACATGCAGTCGCAACGACTCGAAATTTATAAGAAGCATGCCGATCAGTTGGTTGAGAATGGCAATGCATACTATTGTTTTTGCACCCCTGAACGTCTTCAGGAATTAAGAGCCGAACAGGAGAAACAAAAACTTCCTCAGGCAAAATATGATAAACACTGCCTGAATCTTTCTAAGGATGAAATTCAGAAAAACCTTTCGATAGGGATCCCTTACGTAATTCGCTTGAATGTAAAACCAAACCAGAAAATTGCGTTTAACGATTTAATCAGGGAGCGCGTTGAATTCGACAGCAGCAATGTTGATGACCAGGTTCTTATTAAAAGCGACGGCTATCCGACTTATCACCTGGCTAACGTTGTGGATGATCATTTAATGGAGATCAGCCATGTAATACGCGGAGAGGAATGGCTCTCCTCAACACCAAAGCATGTATTATTGTATGATGCATTCGGCTGGGAACGCCCTTCTTTCGCGCACCTTCCATTACTTTTGAATCCAGATAAATCCAAATTGAGTAAACGTCAGGGTGATGTTGCTGTTGAAGACTACAGGGACAAAGGATTTTTAAAGGATGCTCTAATAAACTTTGTTGCTCTTCTGGGATGGAATGCCGGTGACGATAAGGAATTTTACTTAATAGATGAGTTGATTGAAAAATTCTCACTTGATAGGGTGAATAAATCGGGAGCTGTGTTCGATCTTCAGAAGCTCAACTGGCTTAATTCTGAACATTTAAGAAAAATGAACGACCATCAGATACTACCCCTTCTTAAAATGGAAATTCAGAATTCAGATTATTCTGGTCTGAAACTAACCGATGAATATCTGCTGAAAGTGATTGCCGCTATGAAAGAGCGGGTCTCTTTTGTAAAGGAGTTTATAACAACCTGCCAATACTTCTATACTTCACCTGTAGAGTATGAACAAAAGTCATTCGAAAAGAACTGGAAACCTGAGACTGCCGGACAAATGGAGAAACTGATAGCTCGTTTTTCAGTATTAGAGAATCCATCAAAGGAAGAATTTGAGAATTCACTGGCTCTGACAGCCGAGGAATTGAATTCAAGCAAAGGTAAGCTGATACATCCTTTGCGGCTGGCGGTATCCGGACAGAGCACAGGGCCCGGAATGTTCGAACTTCTTGCAATATTAGGCAAGGATGAGGTAATAAGAAGAATTCAAAAAGCTATATCCGTCCTCGTGAATTAG
- a CDS encoding glutamine--tRNA ligase/YqeY domain fusion protein, whose translation MEDNNNKDRNSGELKSKNFIYEIIDQDMKTGKWNGKVITRFPPEPNGYLHIGHAKSICLNYGIARDYNGKFNLRFDDTNPEKEEQEYVDSIIEDVKWLGADFEDRILYGSDYFEQMYEWAVVLVKKGMAYVCDLNADEIRSTRGTLTEPGKESPYRNRTIEENLDLFERMRKGEFPNGSKTLRAKIDMSSPNINLRDPIMYRIVHEEHHRQGNNWCIYPTYDWAHGNEDSIEGITHSICTLEFENHRPLYDWFLDQLEVHHSQQIEFARLNLSYTVMSKRRLLQLVKEGYVDGWDDPRMPTISGYRRRGYTPESIRNFAEIIGVAKRDATTDIALLEYAIRDDLNKKANRAMAVLNPLKITITNYNGEEELDAVNNPEDPGAGTRKVVFSNELYIEQSDFMENPPKGFHRLIPGGEVRLRYAYIIKCEEIIKNEKGEVTELRCTIDHETKSGTGTSTKKVKGVIHWVSARHSINAEVRLYDRLFTVENPGNEEDWLSRINPASLEIIENAKLEMSLKNAKPLEKFQFERNGYFCVDTKYTTAEKLVFNRTVTLKDSWAKQR comes from the coding sequence ATGGAAGATAACAATAACAAAGACAGAAATTCTGGTGAACTTAAGTCGAAGAATTTTATTTATGAAATTATCGATCAGGATATGAAAACAGGGAAGTGGAACGGAAAAGTTATAACCCGATTCCCTCCGGAGCCGAACGGTTATCTCCATATCGGTCATGCCAAATCGATCTGCCTTAATTACGGTATTGCAAGAGATTACAATGGTAAGTTCAATCTCCGTTTCGATGATACTAATCCGGAAAAAGAGGAACAGGAATATGTTGACTCAATAATTGAGGATGTAAAATGGCTCGGGGCCGATTTTGAAGACCGGATTCTCTATGGTTCGGATTATTTTGAACAGATGTATGAATGGGCAGTTGTTCTCGTAAAAAAAGGAATGGCATATGTCTGCGACCTTAATGCTGATGAAATCCGTTCTACTAGGGGAACACTAACTGAACCAGGTAAAGAATCTCCGTACAGAAATAGAACAATTGAAGAGAATCTTGATCTGTTTGAAAGAATGCGGAAAGGAGAATTCCCGAACGGCTCGAAAACCCTGCGCGCAAAAATTGATATGTCCTCGCCCAACATCAATTTGCGTGATCCGATCATGTACCGTATTGTGCACGAGGAACACCACAGGCAGGGAAATAACTGGTGCATTTACCCGACCTACGATTGGGCTCACGGCAATGAAGATTCTATCGAAGGAATAACCCACTCAATCTGCACTTTAGAATTTGAAAATCACAGACCTCTGTACGACTGGTTTCTGGATCAGCTTGAAGTGCATCATTCGCAGCAGATCGAGTTCGCCCGACTGAATTTAAGTTATACAGTAATGAGCAAAAGAAGGCTACTTCAATTGGTTAAAGAAGGATATGTTGATGGATGGGACGATCCCCGTATGCCAACAATTTCAGGATACCGGAGGCGAGGGTATACTCCTGAGTCGATCAGAAATTTTGCAGAGATAATTGGTGTTGCTAAAAGAGATGCAACTACAGATATCGCGCTGCTTGAATACGCAATCCGTGATGATCTGAACAAGAAAGCAAACAGGGCTATGGCGGTTCTTAATCCTCTTAAAATTACTATTACAAATTATAATGGTGAAGAAGAACTTGATGCTGTAAACAATCCTGAAGATCCCGGAGCAGGAACGCGTAAAGTAGTCTTCAGCAATGAGCTCTATATCGAACAGAGCGATTTCATGGAAAATCCTCCTAAGGGTTTTCACAGGCTTATACCGGGCGGGGAAGTAAGATTACGCTATGCTTATATAATTAAGTGTGAGGAAATTATTAAGAATGAAAAAGGAGAGGTTACCGAACTAAGATGTACTATTGACCACGAGACTAAAAGCGGAACCGGTACAAGTACTAAAAAAGTTAAAGGTGTAATTCACTGGGTTTCTGCAAGACATTCGATTAATGCAGAAGTAAGATTGTATGACAGGCTATTTACTGTTGAAAATCCGGGTAATGAGGAGGACTGGCTTTCCAGGATAAATCCTGCCTCGCTCGAAATAATTGAAAATGCTAAACTGGAAATGTCTCTTAAAAACGCTAAGCCTCTAGAGAAATTCCAGTTCGAACGAAACGGATACTTTTGTGTCGATACAAAATATACTACAGCGGAAAAACTTGTGTTTAACAGAACAGTAACATTAAAGGACAGCTGGGCAAAACAGAGATAG
- a CDS encoding MFS transporter: protein MNQSKSYQRPGLILLVTTVTSFMTAFMGSSLNIALPVIGSEFSSSAKILSWISTVYFLITAVLLIPVGKLSDTKGRMNFFSYGLIVFTGSTFLCGISGSTAIIILFRALQGVGSSFIFATGTALIVTAYPANQRGRVLGINTASVYTGLSSGPFLGGFITQYLGWRGIFFTSAIIGLVIILIVSFMLKGIEEQSTSEKYDIMGSIVYSLSIVSAMIGISMLPGITGIILTITGTILLIVFFNIEKKIINPLFDVRIFKSNRTFTYSNLSALINYCATFAISFLISFYLQIVKGLKPREAGIILITQPVLQAVFSPYAGKLSDRFEPQLVSSTGMAFLTIGLVIFCFLTPGTGYGLIIGNLAFLGLGFALFSSPNVNAIMSSVDRHYYGVASSTLASMRVIGQTLSMGIVIMIFTFYLGERELSPLNSAEFMESARTLFILFSILSVAGIFASLARGNIHSK from the coding sequence ATGAATCAGAGCAAGTCATACCAGAGACCGGGATTAATTCTATTAGTCACTACTGTTACTTCCTTCATGACGGCTTTTATGGGCTCTTCACTGAATATTGCCCTGCCGGTAATCGGTTCAGAATTTAGTTCCTCAGCAAAGATACTTAGTTGGATTTCGACAGTTTATTTTCTAATAACAGCAGTTCTATTAATCCCTGTCGGAAAGTTATCCGATACCAAAGGTCGAATGAATTTTTTCAGTTACGGATTAATAGTCTTTACCGGTTCTACCTTTTTATGCGGCATATCCGGAAGCACGGCAATTATTATTTTGTTTAGAGCATTACAGGGAGTCGGGTCCTCTTTCATTTTTGCAACTGGAACCGCTCTGATAGTTACTGCTTATCCGGCTAATCAGAGAGGAAGAGTACTTGGAATAAACACAGCATCGGTTTATACAGGTTTATCTTCCGGGCCATTTCTAGGCGGATTCATAACACAATATCTCGGCTGGAGAGGAATATTTTTCACTAGTGCAATTATCGGACTTGTAATAATTCTGATTGTCTCTTTCATGTTAAAGGGTATTGAAGAACAATCCACTTCCGAAAAATATGATATTATGGGGAGTATTGTTTATTCCTTATCAATTGTCTCAGCAATGATCGGGATTTCAATGCTTCCCGGAATAACGGGAATTATTCTAACAATTACCGGTACAATTTTATTAATTGTTTTTTTCAACATTGAAAAGAAAATTATCAATCCCCTCTTCGACGTACGAATATTCAAGTCGAACAGGACCTTTACATACTCAAACCTTTCAGCTTTAATAAATTACTGCGCCACATTCGCAATAAGTTTTCTGATCAGTTTTTACCTTCAGATTGTGAAGGGTTTAAAACCAAGAGAAGCAGGAATTATATTGATTACACAACCAGTGCTTCAGGCGGTTTTCTCGCCTTACGCGGGGAAATTATCAGACCGGTTCGAACCGCAGTTAGTATCTTCAACCGGAATGGCATTCTTAACTATCGGCCTGGTGATTTTCTGCTTTCTGACTCCCGGTACCGGCTACGGACTTATTATCGGTAATCTCGCTTTTCTCGGTTTGGGATTTGCACTTTTCTCTTCACCAAATGTAAATGCAATTATGAGTTCGGTAGACCGTCATTATTATGGTGTAGCATCTTCAACACTCGCATCGATGAGAGTAATAGGTCAGACATTAAGCATGGGGATAGTAATAATGATTTTTACATTTTATTTGGGTGAAAGAGAATTATCTCCGTTAAACAGTGCAGAATTTATGGAAAGCGCAAGGACATTATTCATATTATTCAGCATCTTATCTGTCGCTGGAATCTTTGCTTCTCTGGCAAGAGGAAATATCCACAGCAAATAA
- a CDS encoding SRPBCC family protein — protein MKLYTLYREQTLNISLEKAWNFFSSPENLKMITPGYMGFEIISDYKNEKMYPGMIIEYIVKPVLNFPMRWVTEITHVQEHEYFIDEQRFGPYKFWHHLHQFKLEAGKLIMIDRVNYALPLGLIGRIAHSLFVRNRIEAIFNFRSKILKEIFSSH, from the coding sequence ATGAAGCTATATACACTATACCGCGAGCAGACACTCAATATTTCACTCGAGAAGGCATGGAATTTCTTTTCATCCCCCGAAAACCTTAAAATGATTACGCCTGGTTATATGGGTTTTGAGATAATCTCAGATTACAAAAATGAAAAAATGTATCCAGGAATGATAATCGAATATATAGTGAAACCTGTCCTTAATTTCCCCATGCGCTGGGTAACGGAGATTACTCATGTGCAAGAGCATGAATATTTTATCGATGAGCAGAGGTTCGGACCGTACAAATTCTGGCATCATCTTCATCAATTCAAATTAGAAGCAGGGAAATTGATAATGATAGATAGAGTCAATTATGCACTGCCTCTAGGTTTGATTGGAAGAATTGCACATTCCTTATTCGTCAGGAATAGGATTGAAGCGATTTTCAATTTCAGATCGAAGATACTAAAGGAAATTTTCAGTAGTCATTAA